The Penaeus vannamei isolate JL-2024 chromosome 2, ASM4276789v1, whole genome shotgun sequence region CGTAAGGGCTTCATTTTCTAATGCACGTTGCTGTGCTTCCTCTGCTTCccgctcatcatcatcacttaggCTTAATACTAATAAAGGATGTATACCCTGGCTTCTTTCCGTTACTGGCGAGAAACCCATATTCTCCAGCATTCGATTAACTGTATTATCAAATATGCTTCGACACAACTGTCTGGTGTGCCACCTTAAAATACCTGCATCAGGATCTGGTGGAACTCTCTGATTATCCTTTAAGCAGTCTCCGGGCCGTAAGCTCGcatcagggggaggaggagctgcCATCATGCCATATGTTGTAGGATACGGTGCTGGCATAATGGGGGTTAAAGGGCCAGGTAACTGCCTTGCTCTTGGGTCTAGAAATGTTGCCCTGTCAAGGCCAACAGGAGGTAAAGCCTCTCGGGGATCTATCACACCATCTTCCTGACTACCTTCACTATTCACATCACTAGAATGGGAATCTTGACTATCATCTTGCAGATCTGTTGAACATTCACCTAGGTTCTGAGTCATATTATTTAACGTATGCTCATAGTTCTTGATCTCCCAGGCGTACCTAGCTTTCTTAAATGGACGAGGGGGAGGGCCAATGCCAGACTTACTTCTAAACCCTGGTTTCCTGATGGGCCCTCCAGGTTCCTTGGGGCCTTCTGGGCCCACGTCACTTGAATTGTGTATCGGTAACACCTCTTGTGGCTGTGTGTCCTCTTGTAGTCTTCCATCCTCCAACAAAGCTGTTCTCTCCTCTTGCTCCAGCTGTTGGTGTTGATGCTGTGGTTGTAGCTGTTGTAGTGGTTGCTGTAGTTGCTGTTGTAGGTGTTGTTGTAgatcttgctgctgctgctctgttTGAGGCTGTCTTTCACCATTAcctgtctcttctgtctcattCTCATGTGACTCCTTCTCGTTCATTGTCCACAGGAGGAAATGCAACACCTGAAAAGAAATTACATATATTGAGTTTCATGTTAAaaaaattcctttttatttagCCTATCCATAAACCCTATGTGTTTGTGGAACTTTTCAGGAGATTATgagcaaaagagaggaaaaaagtccTGAAATAAAGACAAGGGTCTGGAAATTCAAAGGTCAATTGCATCAGTTCCCAAGCATAATCATTCTTACATTTGTCCCACCAATACTTCAATATCCCCCATTTGGAGCAAGCTGGTCTTCCTATCATTAGTCTAAGGGTGGAACAAGTAATATGTCAGAGATAAATCAGGATAGGAAACATGCAATTTCCCCAAACTGAGCTTGTGTGTGCTGTGTCAATGAAGCTAAAAAGGTAAACTGTTTAGTGTTCATACCACCCAGAAAGGAATTCAGTTATGCAGAGGTATGCAAGTACATGGTACCCTTTGGtaaatcatttgaaaaaaaaaaaaaaaaaaaaaaaaaaaaaaaaaataataaataaaaaaaaaaaaaataaataaataaataaaatcataatacaatatatatatatatatatatatatatatatatatatatatatatatatatatataaaaccatgtatatatacatttaatacacaaacacacccacacctgcatacccacacacacacacatatatatactatgtctaatggataatatatataaaatatatatatatatatatatatatatatatatatataatagatatatatatacatatatatatatattaaatatatatatatatatatatatatatatatatatatatacacacacatatatatatatatatatatatatatatatatatatatatatatatatatatatatacacacatatatatatatatattatatatacatattatatatatatatatatatatatacatattatatatatatatatgtatatatatatatatatatatatatatatatatatatatatatatattatatatattataaatatacatatcatatatatatatatatatatatatatatatatatatatatatacatatatattatatatatatgtatatattatatatatatatatatatatatatatatatgatatgtatatttataatatatatatatcatatatatatatatatatatatatatatatatatcatatatatatatatatatatattatatacatattatatatatatatatatatatatatatatatatatatatatatatatatatatatacatatatgtatatatatatatatatataaatatgtatatatgtatatatatataaatatgtatatatgtatgtatatatatgtatgtatatatataaatatgtatatatgtatgtatatatatgtatgtatatatatatatatatatatatgtatatttatgtatatatatatatatataatatgtatatatacatgtgtatatatatacatatataaatatcaatatatatatatatatatatatatatatatatatatatatatatacatatgcataaatatacatgtatatgtatatgtatatatatgtatgtgtacatatatatatatatatatatatatatatatatatatatatatatatatatatatatatatatatataatatatatacatatatatatacatatatatatatatatatatatatatatatatatatatacatatgtatatatacatatgtgtgtatatatatatatatacatatatatctatgtatatatatgtttatgtataatatatatatatatatatgtatatatatatatatatgtatatatatatatatatatatatatatatatatatatatatatgtgtgtgtgtgtgtgtatgtgtgtgtgtgtgtgtgtgtgtgtgtgtgtatgtatatatatatatatatatatatatatatatatatttatatataaatacatatatatatatatacatacatacatacatacatatatatacatacatacatatatatacatatatatatatatatatatatatatatatatatatatatatatatatatatttaatataaatatattatatatgtatattttattatatatataaattatatatatatatatatatatatatataatatgtatatatatatgtatatatatacatatgtatatatatgtatatatatgtatatatataatatatatatataatatataaatatatatatatataatatatatatatatatatatatataatatatatataatatatatatatatatatatatatatatatatacatatgcataaatatacatatgtacatatatatgtatatatatataatatatatatatatatacatatatatacatatgtatatatgtatatatatatacatatgtatatatatacatatgtttatatacatatgtatgtgtgtgtatatatatatatatatatatatatatatatatacatatatatgtgtgtatataatatatatatatatatatatatatatatatatatgtatatatatatttatatatataatatatatatatatatatatatatgtatatatatgtatatatatatatatatatatatatatatatatatataatatattatatatatatatatatatatatatatatataatatattatatatatatatatatatataatatattatatatatatatatatatatatatatatatataatatattatatatatatatatatatatatatatatatatatatatatatatatatatatatatatattaatcatatatatatattatatatatatattatatatatatattaattatatatatatatatattatatatatatatttatatatatatatatatatatatatatatatatatatatatatgcataaatatatatatgcataaatatatatatgtatatatacatatgtatgtatgtatatatatatatatatttttatatatatatatatatgtacatatatatatatatattatatatattatatatatattatatatctatatatattatatatctatatatattatatatatattatatatatatacatattatatacatatattatatatattatatatatattatatatatatcatatatatatatatatatatatattatatatatatatatatatatatatatatatatatatatatatatatatatatatgcatatatatacatatgcataaatatacatatgtatatatatgtatatatatatatatataatatatatatataatatatatatatatatatatatatgatatatatataatatatatatataatatatataatatatgtatatatataatatatatatatacatatatatatatacatatgtatgtatgtatatatatatatatatatatatatatatatatatatatatatatatatatatatattatatatatatatacatatatatatacatatatatatatttatgtataatatatatatgtatatatgtatatatatgtatatatatatatatatgtgtatatatatataaatatatatatatatatatgtatatatatgtatatatatatatgtatatatatatgtatatatatatatatatatatatatacatatgcatatatatacatatataaatatatcatatatattatatatatatattatatattatatatatacaatatatatatacatatatatatatatatatatatacatacatatatatacatacatatatatatatatatatatatatatatatatatatatatattatatatattatatatatattatatatatatatattctattatatatatatatatatatatatatatatatatatatatatatatatacacgtatatatatgcatatatacatataatatatatatatatatatatatatatatatatatatatatatatatatatatatatatatatatatatatatatatatatatgtatataaatatttatatatataatatatatatatatatatatatatatatatatatatgtatgtatatatgtgtatatatatatatatatatataatatatatatatatatatgtatatacatatatatatataatatatatatatatatatatatatatatatatatgtatgtatatatgtatatatatatatatatatatatatatatgtatatatatataatatatatatatatatatgtatgcatatatgtatatatatatatatatatatatatttatatatacagatgtatatatatatatatatatatgtatatatatatatatatatatatatatatacatatatatatacttatatctatgtatatatatatatatatatatatatatatttagatatatatatacatatatatatgtatatatatatgtatatatataagatacatatatatatatgtatatgtatatatatgtatatatgtatatatatgtatatataaggatatatatatgtatatatatatgtaattatacatgtatatatatatatatatatatatatatgtaaatatattcaaatatatatatttatatatatacatatatattatacatatatatatatacatatatatatatatccttatatatatacatatatatacatatatacagatatacatatatatatacatatatatatatatatatatgtatatataatatatatatatatgtatatatatacatatatatatacacacacacacacacacacacacacacacacacacacacacatatatatatatatatatatatatatatatatatatatatatatatgtatatatatatatatacatatatacatatatacatatatatatatatatatatatatatatatatatacacacacatatacatatatctatatatgtatataaatatatatatatatacatatatatatacatatatatatatatatatatatatatatatatatatacatagatatgtatatatatatatacatatatacatacatttacatatatatctatatctatacatatatacatatatctatatatatctatatatatacatatacatatatgtatacatatacatatatctatctatctatctatctatctatctatatatatgtgtgtatatatatgtatatatatatatgtatatatatatgtatatatgtatatatatacatatatatatacatatatatatgtatatatatatatatatatatatataaacatacatatatatatatatatatatatatatatatatacatatatatacatatacatatatatacatatatatatatatatatatatatacatccatatatatgtatatatatatatatatatatgtatatatatatgtatatatatatatgtatatatatatgtatatatatatatatatatatatacatatatatatatatgtgtatatataatatatatatatatatacatatatatatatacatatatatatatatatatacatatacatatatatatatgtatatatatatatatatatatatacatgtatatatacgtatatatacatatatatacatatatatacatatatatatacatatatatacatatatatacattagtatgtatatttatatgaatatatatgtatatatgtatatatatatgtatatatacatatatatatatatatatgtgtgtatatatatatatatatatatatatatatatatatatatatacatatatttatatttgtgtatatatacatacataaatatatatatatatatacatatatatatttgtgtatatatatatatacatatatatatatatatatacatatatatatacatatatatatatatatatacatatatatatatatatatacatatatatatacatatatatatataatatatatatatacatatatctacatatataaacatatatatacatatatatatacatatatatacatacatacatacatgtatatatatatatatatatatatatatatatatatatatgtatatatatatgtatatgtatatatatatatatatgtatatatatatatgaatatatatctatatatatatataaatatatatatatatatatatatatatatatatatatatatatatatatatatatatatatatatatatatatatatatatatatatgtgtgtgtgtgtgtgtgtgtgtgtgtgtgtgtgtgtgtgtgtgtgtgtgtgtgtgtgtgtgtgtgtgtgtgtgcatatatatatatttatatatatgtatgtatgtatatatatgtgtatatatatatatatatatttatatatatattcaaatatctatatctatttatctatctatctatctatctatctatctatctatctatctatctatctatctatctatctatctctctctctctctctctctctctctctctctctctctctctctctctctctctctctctctctctctctctctctctctctctctctctctctctctctatatatatatatatatatatatatatatatatatatatatatatatatatatacattatatatatatatatatatatatatatatatatatatatatatacatatacctgtatatatacatatacatatacatatacatatacatatatatatatatatatatatgatatatatatatatacatatatatatatatatatatatatataatatatatatatatataagatataatgtataatatctatttatttatctatctatccatatagttatatatacacacacccatgcacacacacacacacacacacacacacacacacacacacacacacacacacacatatacatatatatacatatattatcacagATTGAAAACTAATGACTCCATCAGAGCACAATTAGTTATAACATGGATAATCAGATCTGTTACCATTGCTACCATGTCAAaatcctcctctctcatttcaaaAATTATTCTCATATCTATGTACAATAAAAAATTCACATCTTGATTCTTGCTGTTGGGGTCAGGCAGGAGCATTACATTATTCACTGTAACATCTGCCAGTTTGCCACATTTTAGTATTTTGACTTTATTCTATGCAGAGAAGCCTGTCTAATGATACACTATATGCTGGTGTCATAAGAACAAAAGTCTTGCAAATCTGGGTATGTCTGCACAATCCTGAAATGGTGTTTGGCAGGACTGCTCTTAATTAGCAGAGCCAGTGATCTTTTCATCTGTGTATAGTCACTGGTCATTCATTATCTGTTCAATGAAATTTCAAACTGAGTTGCCTTCAGCACTTGACATCATTGGAGAGTTTTAAAATTGGGCACATATATCATTGCCATTTCATTGATAAGCTAATGCGTGTTCCATTCTCATTTCAAGCTATGGCTTCCCCTTTTTAGAGGTTCTTATTTAACTATCTTATTTTTTACCCAGCCCCCTAGCTCAGTAGCCCTTTGAGCTTTGCCCAAATGCCCTATGACCAGTCTACCTCTGACTGCCTACATGCTTCTCCAGACTGGCCATGCTCGGTCAAACAATGCACATCTTTGTAAACCATGTGAACTATTCTAGGAATGTGAATCTGCAGTCTTACAAATCAATTAGCAGGCTAATGAAGTCTTCATCTACACACTAATAAACAGTGACACTAGCAATAGTGGCTTGTTTAGAGGTTgcttttaattatattttctttgataAAACTACTCATGATCAGCATATTGCAAAATGTATTCAGATATGTAAGTATCAGATACAAATACACTACTTTTAGACATCCCTTGGAAAAAATCAACCTGCATACTTGGGAGGCAAAGCAcaatttctttttaatattcattcttttcatttaAAAATTTTGTGTAAATGATGAAAGATTTTCCAAACACAGAACCTTTGAATttgcatttttatattttcttttatgtatgtacTTTTAACAACATTTTCAAATAATATACAATGctggtttaataataataataaaaaaaaaaaaaatctgggacactcaataaaaaaaagaagtaaaaacacaCATGTCCCTCATGACTCATAAATACACCTTTTTGAACTGATACTCCATTTTCATTTAGTTACAATTTCCCTCCCCTAAATGTATTgcatttcatgataataataataataataataataataataataataataataataataataataataaaatactgtcTCTTTTATTTCAATCTGTGAAAAAGTTTCAAGAAAATTTTAACTTAACCCTTTTGATTTCTAATGAGATTTTGAGCCAATTCCTGAGAGTGTATTCTTATTAAAAATTTGTCTCACCACAGTCTAAACTAGCTCTTCATCTTATATTTTAAAACTTGAACTAAAATTTTCATAGCTTTGGACCTTATAAAGATTAGTATTATTTCatttaaacaggaaaaaaagaaaaattacataaaTTTGTTACctgtgaaaggaaaaaataaatgcttTAGTCACATATTCATTATCAATTCACACAAGCCTTACAAGTTTCAAATATGAAAGCATATTTCCCATGAATCACATCCAAGGGAAATATTCTTTTCTAAAGCTCTGGATCAGCTGAATTAAGACAACTCTAACTTCAGCTCCTTTAGGAAAGGTTATGATTCCTGCCATTAGCAGAATCCACTGATAAgtatgaaaaataagaatatgtgTTTTTAATATCAAAGACCAAAGTGAACTTACAACATCAAACAACTTTGGAAAAATACTAAATTCTCCTGTCTCAATTGTTTTGTATCCTATCTCTTTGGAGTATATACTttcaaataaaataatcaaatggGAATGACAAATACTCTGCTGGCACATAGGTAAAGATTCTATCAGTTAATCAAGCTAGTTAGCTAAGCAAAGTCTAGAGATATTAATAAAGGGATGTTTCCTACCTAAGTATCAACTCACACATAAGCATGAGGTACTCTGCAAGTACTCATGGTCACAGTGTTCATGATATATGAACACTGTGGGTGAATAAGCattctcttcctatttatttgTAGCAAAAAATGTACTTATCTGATGACATCTTCTCCTAAAATGCCCCTCCACATAACAAATTTGAATCTCCAGAAAAGTGCAGGAAGCTTAATGGATCAAAACCAAGCCtcattaattaatttgttttttacctcccttttctttccccatttcagattcatttacacacacactctctctctgtcttcctttctctccttttcttgtatttgtttacTCAATAGTTTTCCCTCACACCCCTTTCTGTCTGACATGGTAATTTGAGGACACGTCACTCTATTCCAAGTCAGACATAATATAATCTTTGACTTATTGCTCGGTGTGAAATCATCACAATTTCTGGTGTTTTTTTCTATAATAGAAATCTGATTCTGTAGCTAGGAGCATTTTATAAGTAACTTCTGTCAAGACTATTGATATGAAAGAAATCAATTTGTAGTAGAGCATTATCAAGGATACTATTGAATTAGTTTTGTCAAAAAAAGATGAGAATCTGATATCATCTTTTAATATCAGTAATTCAGCTGGAAGAGCATTAGTCTTATTTTGTGTCATAAAAGTACAATTTAAAATGCAATCTGTAATTCTCATAATATTTATTAAATCTTATTGTCTTAATTTTCTGGGAACTTtgtcaaaagaagaggaagaatctaGTTCACAtttgatatgaataaaaaataatatatcctATTATTcaattcaaaagaaaaagaaatctggaAATCTGTATATAAAGAGCTAAAGGGATAAgctatttgaaaaagaaaaatatttatatatgaaccaATTCAAGATCTCCATTTTGTGAGGTAAGACCAAGTATACTAATCTGAGTTGGCCTCTGCCCCCTTAGGAGAAAAAGATTGTTTAGCTTTCCAAGAACAGTTATCAATTAGATTTTTGCAATGTCAGTACCTTATCTTATGTTTCCTTCAGCTATTTCAGATGTATAGAATTACAGACAATAAAACTGATAGGGACCAAGGTTTAGAGTATTGTAGATAAATCAAAATTATTGCCACAAGACAGCATAtctttaaataataaaaatagtcggAATTATTGATACTTCCTTCTGATCTGCTGCTCCCATCCAAAAAGTTTTTCATACTAGTCAACTTTCCTATAAATTGAAGGGATTACAAGCAGATTACTCCTGCATACTGCAAGTGAAAGGGAACAGGGGCATTTTCAGATTCTGATATGCAATCAGAAaagaggcaatatatatataattccagcaAGACACAAAAATGACAAGGTCAAATT contains the following coding sequences:
- the LOC138864403 gene encoding uncharacterized protein isoform X2, producing the protein MNEKESHENETEETGNGERQPQTEQQQQDLQQHLQQQLQQPLQQLQPQHQHQQLEQEERTALLEDGRLQEDTQPQEVLPIHNSSDVGPEGPKEPGGPIRKPGFRSKSGIGPPPRPFKKARYAWEIKNYEHTLNNMTQNLGECSTDLQDDSQDSHSSDVNSEGSQEDGVIDPREALPPVGLDRATFLDPRARQLPGPLTPIMPAPYPTTYGMMAAPPPPDASLRPGDCLKDNQRVPPDPDAGILRWHTRQLCRSIFDNTVNRMLENMGFSPVTERSQGIHPLLVLSLSDDDEREAEEAQQRALENEALTAAMHQKGLFLPPYHYDPLESGTTTDYDSSDDDSDLGEDPGPDDLPNETHLQMSHMISRPLPRVPAMSAMTTMTGMPATPIIPTAQMAPPSTQPSSPHPIPPHRPQEPDCDLDKHACDAAVPRKDKSSGEEEAVIDNNKNSVGDHSSCPEVDSESRGDAVRRQADTPSKAENENNNDKYFVDQAIEMAIKQQGLGYQQA
- the LOC138864403 gene encoding uncharacterized protein isoform X1, producing MIRTVLHFLLWTMNEKESHENETEETGNGERQPQTEQQQQDLQQHLQQQLQQPLQQLQPQHQHQQLEQEERTALLEDGRLQEDTQPQEVLPIHNSSDVGPEGPKEPGGPIRKPGFRSKSGIGPPPRPFKKARYAWEIKNYEHTLNNMTQNLGECSTDLQDDSQDSHSSDVNSEGSQEDGVIDPREALPPVGLDRATFLDPRARQLPGPLTPIMPAPYPTTYGMMAAPPPPDASLRPGDCLKDNQRVPPDPDAGILRWHTRQLCRSIFDNTVNRMLENMGFSPVTERSQGIHPLLVLSLSDDDEREAEEAQQRALENEALTAAMHQKGLFLPPYHYDPLESGTTTDYDSSDDDSDLGEDPGPDDLPNETHLQMSHMISRPLPRVPAMSAMTTMTGMPATPIIPTAQMAPPSTQPSSPHPIPPHRPQEPDCDLDKHACDAAVPRKDKSSGEEEAVIDNNKNSVGDHSSCPEVDSESRGDAVRRQADTPSKAENENNNDKYFVDQAIEMAIKQQGLGYQQA